The nucleotide window CGTGCTCGCCCAAGCAAGCAAGGCCGCTACTAGTAGCGCCTCCCGCCTCCGCGGCCATGGCTGCACCCGCGCTGGCCAAGCGCCCCTGCAGCAGCCCCTCCGCCTCCGCTTCTTGTCGCGAGGCCAAGCGGCTCCgcccggcgccggcgccggcgcccaTGGAGAGGCACGACGCCGCTGCTGCCGCTGCTGAGGTGTCGACGACGACGTCGCAGCAGCAGTCGCAGCCGCTGCTCCCGGGCCTGCCGGACCACCTCGCGCAGCTCTGCCTCTCGACGCTGCCGCCGTGCCTCATGCACGCCGTCTGCCGCCCGTGGCGCCGGCTGCTGTACGCGCCGTCGTTCCCGCCGTTCTTGTCCCTCTACGCGCTTCTTGAGGACGCCGGCGACGGCGGGGCCTCCTTCGCGGCCTACGACCCGATCGCCGCGCGCTGGGACGGGCTGCCGGCGCCGCCGATGCCATCGCCGCCCCCGACGCTCTGCCACCCGTCGTTCCTCTCCCGCCGGCTGCCGCTCCAGTCGGTGGCCGCCGCGGGGAAGCTCGTCCTCGTCGCGGGGTCCACGCAGTCGCTCCACCCGGCGCTGTGCCGGCCGCTGGTGTTCGACCCGGCCGCCGCGCTGGCCCCGCGGTGGCAGGTCGGCCCGAAAGTCCCGCTCGCCCCGCGCAGGTGGTGCGCGGCGGGCGCGGCGCGGGGGCGCGTGTTCGTCGCGGGCGGCGTGGGCGCCGGCTACGACCTCGCCGTCGCGCGCTCCGGGGCGACGTGGGACCCCGCCACGCCGTCCGCGCCGTGGgagccgctgccgccgctgcgGGACGGGCGGTTCAGCCGTGACGCGGCGGAGGCCGTGTGCTCGGGCGGGAAGGTCTGCATGGTCAATCTCCGCGGCAGCGGCGCCAAGGAGGGGGCCGTGTTCGACCTGGTGGCCGGGCGGTGGGAGGACATGCCGCCCGGCATGCTGGCCGGGTGGAAGGGCCCCGCCGCGGCGTCCCCGGACAGCGGCGACATGATCTTCGTCGTGGACGAGGAGCGCGGCGCGCTCAACGCCTACGACTGGGGGTCCGACCGGTGGACGACGGTCGCGGAGGCGGGGCGGCTCAAGGGCGCGGCCGAGAtggccgcgggcggcggcagGGTGTGCGTCGTGTCCCACGGCGGCGCGAAGGTGGTGGTCGTGGACGTGACGCCCAAGGCGGGGAGGAGCAGGGGCTCCACgacgccggcgccgccgcgcATGTGGGAGGTGGAGGCGCCGGCCGGGCGTCGGGTGGTGTCGCTGCACGTGCTGCCCAGGATGACGCGCCCCGAGTAGGCCTCCTCCCACCCTCCCTTCCCGCCACTGTACAAAGTACAAacaaactacaaaaacaaaaggcTCTCCCTTTGGCTCGCCTTCTCTTCTTCCTGCGGCGACTCCGCATCGGCACGGTACTCCTATGTCGTAGTAGTAGTACATGTTCATTTTAGGAGCGCCTGCGAGAATCGATTTTGGTTCATGTGTTCTTCTGCCCAACGGCTACCAGCTGGATTTCGAGATTTTGATTTTCGAGGGGTAGACGCTAGATTTCCAGTTTTTGATTCCTGATTTCTTCTGTGCTGCTCCTCTGATCCTCTCTGTCCAGATTGCAAGGGAAAGCAGGATTCGAGATATTTTTTGGTTCCTTTTCTTTCAGAGATACTACTACTCCAGCACACACGCTTGGGAAGGGAACTGAATGAGATAGGCTGCTAATTTTCCCTTAAGCCCAATCCCTTTTTGTTCTCGACGAGCAGGATAGATCCGTTAAACCCAATGCCGGCACCCTGCGTCGCTTTGAGCCGGCGCTTTCTGGACGCCGGTGGCGCGCGGTCGCCGGAGAAGTCCCGCCACGCAAACCTGGTACTACTAGATATTTTCTCCGCCCGGCCATGGCCGCACAGCGGGATCGCCGCCGCTCCACGGCTTTCCGCCTTGATTCCCCGGCCACACCCGCCGCCATCGCCACGTCCCATCGAGCCCATTAACACGGCCCATGCACGCCGTTACCTCCTCAATTAACGCGCGTGCCCTCTCCGGATCACGCACCGGCTTTGCATATTCCCGTTCCTTTCACGTCCGCCGCGGACGATTCTCCTGTCCACGGGCCCGGCCGGCCGGCCGCTAGTCTCCAAACGGCGAGGGCCTCGGAAGGTGGCGTATGCCGGCGGCAGGATCTCGCGGGTCCAATCAATGCGGGCATTTTCCGGCGCTGCTGGCGCCTTTTCCCTCGGGGCCAAGTAATGGCGGGGCGAAAAGGGTTCGGGGAAAAAGCCGGCGAGAGGGACGGGGCGGGCCGGCCGGAGACGGAGACGCGCACATGTGGGTCGGGGCGGGAGGGAGGCCATCATGTCGTCCGGTCATCGGCGACGGGACGGTTTGGGCCGGGCGAATTCCCAAAAGGTTTGGCTGCTGGCCGAAAAGGGTCCGCGTTAATTGGGACGGCCGCCGCGACCGCGACGCGGTGTCTTGCGCCGGTTCGGTCATGCCTTAGCTCACCCTGAGAGCTCTCCGTCGGTTTATCACCCGCCTGTTTCCCAAACCGTGTGCCGGGGATGTAGAACAATTTTTTATAAAGGGTGTCTTATTAAGAAGGTCGGTAACTGTCACACGTATGACACAATCGACACCCGACCACACGAGTCGTGTGCTTGTACTCAGGAAACAATCGACATGATCTTGTGTGGAGGAACATTATAACTGCCCATACGTACGGGTGAATTTACTTCGTGCCACACGCCGAACCAACAACACCTACTCACCCGCACCCCACAAGTGTGGCAAGAAGTAATTCCGCCCTGACATTTTTTGATGGCAACTTTAGTTACCGCTGAATGACAACTTTAGTGTAAAGCATGGCAACTTCTCTGTTTCTTTTTTTGGGTTTCGTTCGGGTTAACTATAGTTGCCATGTGTAAATGACGGTAGCTGCTACGTGTGATCAAACCATAGTTGCCGTGTGTGATTAACTAGTTGCCACGTGTGGTCAAACCATTATAGCCATGTGTGATTAACTAGTTGCCACATATGCACACCAGTAGTTGCCGTCTATCATCGTGTGAGCGTCGTGTGGGCAAAGAGCAGTTTCGGTCACACGTTCCAGCGAGCGTCCTGTGTCTCGTTCGGACGAGGAGCGCCCACACATGTGGCACTAAGTGATAACGCCCACACGACGCTGAGTGCTTACGTGGCTCTCCACCCAGATGGCATATGCTTTGAAATTCGTGCAAATGGATCGAACGACATCGAGTGCGTGTGAGTGTGTTGATAAGTACCACACGTGTGGGTGTTATCATTTGGGTTTTTTAATTCAGTTTGAAAATACAGTGCATCATAAGCGACATCCCGCCTCTTCGTATCTAGAATGCACATAACCAAAGGTAACAAGTACGACTATAATATAAAAGAAAATAATACCACACATAGGCATTAGTGAAGATCTATAAGAGCGACACTATGACTATGTCGAAGGAGGAGGAGGTCCGATCCAAAGATTATGTTTTCACCCATATTAGGTTAAAAAAATCCTGGCTACCTACTCAAATCACGTACACACCGTTTTGAACATTAATGAATACTCCATAAGGTGTAACATATACCACATATGACACACATAAGGTTAGTGCGTACAACGAGCAATAACATGCAAGGAAGAACAATGTTTGTCATTAAAAACAAAATCATTTTGACTTAGCAAAAGAAATCATAATAAGACATACGCTCCCATGCTTATTAGTGTCCTAAATCTATTTTCTATTTCATTCAGTCAGTGACCATATATATTGGCAAAACTTATGGGCGGGTACAAATTTAACACTATTTGGATGACTGGCAAAGTAAAACGTGCAAAATTGATTTGTAAGAAGGGGTGTTTGATCATCTCGTCATGAGCACTTCTTACTTCCTTGACAGTTGCGCCGAGCGAGGTTATCTTTTGTCAGCACGACACCTCTCCAATGTTACCACATGAATATCTTTATTTTTAGCGGTATCTTCGATTTCCATATTTTTAGCCATCGTTTATCAGAAAAGACCCAAAACGGAAAAGTGCTACTTTACCGACATCAGGCCAACCCAAAAATGCAAGCCCCCGGCTTCCAAAAAGCCTGAGGCACTGCTTTTTGACCTAGATACTTGTTGTGTAGCAAAGCTTGCGAGGCATCCTCCTCAGTAAGAAGCTTGAAGACCATTACTGAGTAAGGCATCATTCTTGACCTTGAGGTCATGAATGCTTAGACCTACCTGGTCCTTCGGTGGACAACCACGCTCCATTTGGTGAGGCGGtatttttttactttttactttCTCCTTGCCAGGAGAATCTCGATCTGAAACAATCCATTCTTTACAAGACCCCTTCAGGCTGTGGAAAAAATGAAAGCATATAGGGAACCATGTTCGTGAGAACTGAGTTGGCCAGAACTAGTCGTCCACCAATAGAGAGCACTAAAGAACAAAATGGCATACTCATGGCACCTTTCTCCAAAGAGGAGGTGAGAGCtgcgtgttggggaatgtagcaataattcaaaattttcctacgtgtcaccaagatcaatctagaagataatagcaacgagagagagggagtgcatcttcatacccttgaagatcgctaagcggaagcgttacaagaacgtggttggtggagtcgtacacgcagcgattcagatcgcggtcgattccgatctaagcgccgaacaacggcgcctccgcgttcaataAACGTACAGCCCGGGggcgtctcctccttcttgatccagcaagggaagaggagaagttgagggagaactccgacagcacgacggcgtggtggtgatggagctggtggttctccggcagggctttgccaagcgctacggaggaggatgaggtgtaggagagggggaggggctgcgccagggaaagGGTGTGTGgcagccctctctctccctcgctatatatagggggaagggggtggaggaggcgccctagggttccctaggggagggcggcggccacaggggaaaccctagatgggtttgggcgcccccaccccaaggaaacttgcccccccccaagccgggaggagtggctgccctaggggaggcgcccccacctctccaggttacgtgagatggggtgggaggggtgctcagccccttagtgggctgatatgccccctccccttggcccataaggccccccaacgcttgtcggggcctccaaaacccctttcggacactctcgtcgtcacccggtacccccggaacaattccggactccattacccttcgtccaatatatcgatcttcacctccggaccattctggaactcctcgtcatgtccgggatctcacccgggactctgaacaaccttcagtaaccacatactatttcccataataactctagcgtcaccgaaccttaagtgtgtagaccctacgggttcgggaaccatgcagacatgaccgagacatctctccggccaataaccaatagcgggatctggatacccatattggctcccacatgttccacgatgatcttatTGGATGAACAACGATGTcagggattcaatcaatcccgtatacaattccctttgtctatcggtgtcttacttgcccgagattcgatcgtcggtatcctcatacctcgttcaatcttgttactggcaagtcactttactcgttttgtaacgcatgatcccgtggctaactccttagtcacattgagctcattatgatgatgcattaccgagtgggcccagagatacctctccgtcatacggagtgacaaatcccagtctcgattcatgccaacccaacatacactttcggagatacctatagtgcacctttatagccacccagttacgttgtgacgtttggtacacccaaagcattcctaaggtatccgggagttgcacaatctcatggtgtaaggaaatgatacttgacattagaaaaactttagcaaacgaactacaagatcttgtgctacgcttaagattgggtcttttccatcacatcattatcctaatgatgtgatcccgttatcaatgacatccaatgtccatggtcaggaaaccatgaccatctattgatcaacgagctagtcaactagaggcttactagggacatattacgatctatgtattcacacatgtattacggtttccggttaatataattatagcatgaacaatagacaattatcatgaacaaggaaatataataataaccattttattattgcctctagggcatatttccaacagtctcccacttgcactagagtcaataatctagttcacatcgttatgtgattaacactcatagttcacatcgccatgtgactaacacccgaagagtttactagagtcgataatctagttcacattgacatgtgattaacacccaagagtttactagagtcaataatctagtgcacatcaccatgtgattaacactcaatgagttctagggtttgatcatgttatgcttatGGGACAAGTGTCattcaacgggtctgcaacattcagatccgtgtgttcGTCACAAATCTTGATTTCATATTGTAGATGTTGCTACtatgctccacttggagctattccaaatggttgctccactatacgtatctggtttgctacttagagtcatctagataggtgttaaagcttgcatcaacgtaaccctttacgccgaactctttatcatctccataaccgagaaacatttccttattcctaaggacaattttgaccgttgtccaatgatccactcctggatcactcttgtacgcCCTTGCCAGACAAGTGGCAAGGCACATCGCGGTACGCAACATGGCATatcgtatagagcctatggctaaggcataggggacgacttttgtcctttctcttttcttctaccgtggtcgagcttcaagtcttaacttcacacctcacaaatcaggcaagaactccttctttgactgatccatcttgaactccttcaagattatgtcaaggtatgtgctctgtgaaagtcttatcaggcgtcttgatctatctctatagatcttgacacccaacatgtaagcagttttacacagtccatcctttgaaaaactccattcaaacaaccctttatgctttctagaaattctacatcatttccgaccaacaatatgtcatccatatatacctatcagaaatgttgtagtgctccgaCTCACTTTCTTGAaaatacaagtttcttgcaaattttgtataaacccaaatgctttgatcgcctcatcaaagcatatgttccaactccgagatgcttactccagtccatagaaggatctctggagtttgcataccttttagcatccttaggatcgacaaaaacttctggttgtatcacatacatcCTTTCCTTACAGAGACCGTCAAGAAaactttgttttgacatccatctgcctgatttcgtaaatgaaaatgcagcaactgctaacataGTTCTAACATACTTTAGCATCGCTATGATTGAGAGattctcatcatagtcaactccttgaacttgtcggaaacttctttgagacaagtcgagcttcacaaatggtgacattaccatcagcgtctgtcttcttcttaaagatccatttattcacAATGGCTTGCCGTTCATCgagcaagtccaccaaagtccatactttgttttcatacatggatcctatctcggatttcatggcttccagccatttgttggaatccgggcccatcaccgcttcttcatagctcataggttcattgttgtccaacaacatgacctttaagacagggttaccactgagaagttgtacacacccttgtcgacctacgaggttcgatagcaatttgatctgaagcttcatgatcatcatcattagctttctcttcaACTAACGTAGTTGCCATAGAAATATCTTTCTGTGTTGCGCTACTCTTTGTTTCAAgtgaaggttcaacaacctcatcaagttctatctccctcccactcaattctttcgagagaaactctttcttgagaaaggacctgttcttagcgacaaacactttgccctcaaatctgagatagaaggtatacccaaccgTCTTGTtcgggtattctatgaagatacaattttccgctttgggttcgagcttttctgaccgaagcctatcgacataagcatcgtagccccaaaccttaagaaacaacaactttggtttcttgtcaaaccaTTGTTCATATGATGTCGTCtccacggacttagatggtgccctatttaaagtgaatgtagttgtctttaatgcataacccccagaaaatagcggtagattggtaagagacatcatacaccatatccaataaggttcgattacgacattcggacacaccatcatgctatggtgttccgggaggcgtcaactgtgaaacgattccaccttgtctttagtgattgccaaactcatgactcagatactttccctttgatcaaattgaaggaacttgatcttcttgttatgatgattctcaacttcactctgaaattgcttgaacttttcaaacatttcagacttatgcttcactAAGTAAATACACCCATATCTATTCAATTCAccggtgaaggtgagaaaataacgatatccaccatgcgcgtcaacactcatcggaacgcacacatcagcatgtatgatttccaacaagtcacttgcccgttccattgttccaaagaatgGGGATTTAGTCATCTTTCCAAAGAGGCATGGTTCatatgtgtcaagtgattcaaaatcaagtgacttcaaaagtccattagcatggaggttctttcatgcgctttacaccaatatgacctaagcggcagtgccacatgaaagtggtactatcattatcaactctacatcttttggcatcaatgttatgaacatgtgtataactacgaccgggattcaataaaccatcacattgggtgcatgaccatagaaggtattattcatgtaaacagaataaccattattctctgacttaaatgaataaccgtattgcaataaacatgatctaatcatgttcatgctcaacgcagataccaatgcaaacaacatttatctaggttcaacactaatcctgaaggtagagggagcgtgcgatggtgatcacatcaaccttggaaacacttccaacacacatcgtcacctcgcccttagctagtctccgttcattctgtagcttttgtttcgagttaccaatattagcaattgaaccggtatctaatacccaggtgctactaggagtactagtaaggtacacatcaataacacacatatatcaaatatacttttgttgaagttggcagccttcttatctaccaagtattcgaggcagttccgctaccagtgaccgttcccctaatagaagcactttgtctcgggtttgggttcttgggtttcttcactggagcggcaactggctttccattcaagaagtttcccttcttacccttgcccttctttgaaaccagtgctcttgttaaccatcaacacttgatgctccttcttgatttctacctttacggccttaagcacaacgaacagctccgggattatcttcccttgcatgttatagttcaccacgaaactctagtagcttggtgatagcgACTGGAGAACTTTTGTCAATCACTCTCTTATCTAGAAGactaactcccacttgattcaagtgattgaagtacccagacattctgagcacatgctcattggctgagttattctcctccatcttgtaggcaaaggtcttgtcagaggtctcaacccctcaacacgggcatgagcctgaaataccaattttagctcttcgaacatctcatatgttctatggcgttcaaaacgcttttggagccccgactctaagccgtaaagcatggtgcactaaactatcaggtagtcatcagaacgtgtctaccagatgttcacaacatccacagacgacgccagaggggttggcacactgagcggtgcatcaaggacaaaagccttctgtgtagcaatgaggacaatcctcagactacggccctagtccgcacaattgcttacaatatctttcaacttagtctttctctaggaacgtattaaaacaaagagctaaagcgcgagctattaatccacaacataatttgcaaagacaatttagactatgttcatgataattaagttcatctaatcaaattattcaatgaactcccactcagatagacatccctctagtcatctaagtgatacatgatctgaatcaactaggccgtgtccgatcatcacgtgagacggactagtcatcaacggtgaacatctccatgttgatcgtatcttctatatgactcatgttcggtcttccgtgttccgaggccatgtatgtacatgctaggctcgtcaagtcaacctaagtgtgttgcgtgtgtaaatctgacTTACACAcattgtatgcgaacgttagaatctatcacatccgatcatcatgtggtgcttcgaaataacgaaccttcgcaatggtgcacagttagggggaaaactttcttgaaattttagtgagggatcatcttatttaagctaccgtcattctaagaaaataagatgtaaacatgacaaacatcacatgcaaatcataaagtgacatgatatggccaatatcatcttgcgcctttgatctccatcttcgaggcacgacatgaacaccatcatcaccggcatgacaccatgatctccatcatcgtgtcttcatgaagttgcctcgccaactattacttctactactatggctaatggttagcaataaagtaaagtaattacatggcgttttcattgacacgtaggtcataaataaattaagacaactcctatggctccttccggttgtcatactcatcgacatgaaagtcgtgattcctattacaagaacatgatcaatctcatacatcacatatatcactcatcacatccttttggccatatcacatcacatagcataccctgcaaaaacaagttagacgtcctctaactgttgttgcatgttttacgtggctgctatgggtttctagcaagaacgtttcttacctacgcaaaaccacaacggtgatatgccaattgctatttacccttcataaggacccttttcatcgaacccgatccgactaaagtgggaaaGACGGACACCctccagccaccttatgcatcaagtgcatgtcagtcggtggaaccagtctcacgtaagcgtatgtgtaaggtcggtccgggccgcttcatcccacaatgccgccggatcaagataagactagtaacggtaagcaaattgaacaaatcatcgcccacaactgcattgtgttctactcgtgcatcgaatctacgcatagacctagctcatgatgccactgttggggaacgtagcaataattcaaaattttcctacatgtcaccaagatcaatctaggagatactagcaacaaGATAGAGGTattgcatcttcatacccttgaagatcgctgaaagaacatgtggtgcccccatgtttggttttggtaattgatgacaatctctatggactaatggttgccttgagttatatttgaaggtttttgtccataggcttttcttggagtacatgtgttggtttcaaggagagtttgtgtcgaccaaggtgctattcaaggaattacctaaagattggtcttgtgagaggttgatcaagactaagtcaaagagtgaatcaagttgaccaacccacaaagcgtagaagatgtaccgagagggatcaagtgatcccatggtatggtaagcattgtcaattacgctttgtgtactaacccatggtcttcgtgagggttctttgtggggttaggttgcggtgtgcaagttcaagtggagcatcacgaagagatcaaatacttgaagcttgccgtcctttgtggtgacaatgtacttgtgaagatgtgcggaagagtggcccacccatagtggagtatgggggagcaatcaactagtcttcatcaagtcaacccaatcaagaaaggtggtccaacttgagggagtcaagatcgtcttcatctagctcaagtggaccatgtgcaaggcaaaggtttgcccttgataggttttctattttaccagtctcatgatggtagttgggagactgggttataggatcgattgccgtactatcaaggggggctctcgatgagtagcttgatcgtatcgttcgctgagagctcaaaccattgcatccttgcatcatctttattggttcttgtttggttctctttgagagtcttagagcttttggtcatcttgatgacaagcttgagttcatcgaaaacggagttcgcttgcatactctatgatgttttcgttgttggaggttttgccggttcttctcggttggaggtttcactcctctatttgttggcatacctcccctgcctcttcttactataaccagtcgttgttttgatgctactcgtcgtcttgtttccaacaagcttgagtttgctcaattcggagctcatatgcagaagttatggcagttcttgttctcttgagtgtggttttgtcagggtccgcgttggaaaggtttgggtggattcatcacgtacacgtctccttctttccccctccttcttccttggagcttccttcGTTTTCTTGCCTCCCTTGTGTGGCTGCCGTTgttggttgcggtagtactgctcccaggaaagcggtagtaccgtag belongs to Triticum urartu cultivar G1812 chromosome 7, Tu2.1, whole genome shotgun sequence and includes:
- the LOC125524274 gene encoding F-box/kelch-repeat protein SKIP25-like: MAAPALAKRPCSSPSASASCREAKRLRPAPAPAPMERHDAAAAAAEVSTTTSQQQSQPLLPGLPDHLAQLCLSTLPPCLMHAVCRPWRRLLYAPSFPPFLSLYALLEDAGDGGASFAAYDPIAARWDGLPAPPMPSPPPTLCHPSFLSRRLPLQSVAAAGKLVLVAGSTQSLHPALCRPLVFDPAAALAPRWQVGPKVPLAPRRWCAAGAARGRVFVAGGVGAGYDLAVARSGATWDPATPSAPWEPLPPLRDGRFSRDAAEAVCSGGKVCMVNLRGSGAKEGAVFDLVAGRWEDMPPGMLAGWKGPAAASPDSGDMIFVVDEERGALNAYDWGSDRWTTVAEAGRLKGAAEMAAGGGRVCVVSHGGAKVVVVDVTPKAGRSRGSTTPAPPRMWEVEAPAGRRVVSLHVLPRMTRPE